One window from the genome of Cyclobacterium amurskyense encodes:
- a CDS encoding polysaccharide deacetylase family protein produces MRTTIWVLLLLALSYQPLFSQQEMTYAERLGFPAGKKVVIFHVDDAGMSFESNEGAIKSIKEGVATSCSIMMPCPWAASFVKKALDEPMDAGLHLTLTSEWKHYRWPPVAGKAAVPGLVDEEGALWASVEEVIANATPDEVEIEIRAQIDRALSLGLNPTHMDSHMGTLFYHGPFLERYIKVGMEYGIPVMFPGGINKLLGLSMNNNMIKRLKKEGKYKEGMELPSNALMDKAPMIGKQIWAAGLPVLDDLHTISGNWSPDHEVDDEGLGAYKVEKCKELLTAMEPGLAMVIVHSNGDTKTFDRISGSGKSRYADMLAMTSPELQKFIEKEGIVLTTWAEVMERRKKIK; encoded by the coding sequence ATGAGAACTACTATCTGGGTATTGTTACTATTAGCATTATCCTACCAACCGTTATTTAGCCAACAGGAAATGACATACGCTGAGAGATTAGGTTTTCCGGCAGGAAAAAAAGTGGTCATCTTTCATGTAGATGACGCAGGGATGTCTTTTGAGTCTAATGAGGGGGCAATTAAGTCCATCAAGGAAGGTGTTGCAACATCCTGTAGTATCATGATGCCTTGTCCCTGGGCTGCTAGTTTTGTAAAAAAAGCATTGGATGAACCCATGGATGCTGGATTGCACCTGACCTTAACCTCGGAATGGAAACATTACAGATGGCCTCCTGTAGCAGGAAAGGCTGCTGTACCTGGTCTTGTCGATGAGGAAGGGGCCCTTTGGGCCTCAGTGGAAGAGGTAATTGCCAATGCTACACCCGATGAAGTAGAAATAGAAATTCGTGCTCAAATTGATCGCGCATTATCATTAGGTCTAAATCCAACCCATATGGATAGCCATATGGGAACCTTATTCTATCATGGACCTTTTCTAGAACGCTATATAAAGGTGGGGATGGAATATGGTATTCCAGTTATGTTTCCTGGTGGAATCAATAAGTTGCTTGGTCTTTCTATGAATAATAACATGATCAAGCGTTTGAAAAAGGAAGGCAAATACAAAGAAGGAATGGAATTGCCTAGCAATGCACTTATGGATAAGGCCCCGATGATAGGCAAACAAATATGGGCTGCTGGTTTGCCAGTATTGGATGACTTGCACACCATAAGTGGCAATTGGTCCCCGGATCATGAAGTTGATGATGAAGGATTGGGTGCTTATAAGGTTGAGAAATGCAAAGAACTTTTGACTGCAATGGAACCAGGATTGGCCATGGTGATTGTTCACAGCAATGGTGATACGAAAACATTTGACAGAATTAGTGGGTCTGGAAAATCAAGGTATGCAGACATGCTGGCCATGACGTCTCCAGAACTACAAAAGTTCATAGAAAAGGAAGGGATTGTATTAACTACATGGGCTGAAGTCATGGAAAGAAGAAAAAAAATCAAATGA
- a CDS encoding sialidase family protein encodes MKKIIFIGLFLLNLPAFGQYIAKDKVVESETLIFPLQNNHVHGSSIVSLPNGDLLTAWFEGSGERKADDVRIMGARLRKNDSQWGEPFLLADTPNLPDCNPVLFLNQEGKLFLVWIAVQANKWEQSILRLRTSTSYDNAGAPIWSWQDNILLKPGEEFHQEVVKRFEELPSNKAGWSEYAPLYDDMIIDASKDSKKSSIGWMTRIKPLVLSSGRILLPLYSDGFNFSLTAISDDDGETWTPSKPIVGRGPIQPALAQRKNGEIMAIMRDSGDAPTRLHKSYSTDEGMTWTSSEKSSIPNTASVELLVLDNGLWLFLGNDIDDGRYRLSLYLSSDEGKTWSSKIYLEDEKKDFGGFSYPSLIQDTNGMVHITYSYHLDKGGKSIKYVKINPKNF; translated from the coding sequence ATGAAAAAAATAATATTTATTGGATTGTTCTTGCTGAATCTTCCAGCTTTTGGTCAATACATAGCCAAAGATAAAGTAGTGGAGTCTGAAACCCTTATTTTCCCTCTTCAAAACAACCATGTTCATGGCAGTAGCATTGTATCCCTGCCCAATGGCGATTTATTAACAGCATGGTTTGAAGGCTCCGGTGAAAGAAAAGCAGATGATGTTCGTATAATGGGGGCCAGGTTGAGGAAAAATGACAGTCAGTGGGGAGAGCCCTTTTTGTTGGCGGATACACCCAATTTGCCAGACTGTAATCCTGTTCTTTTTTTAAACCAGGAAGGAAAGCTTTTTTTGGTTTGGATAGCCGTTCAAGCCAATAAATGGGAGCAGTCCATATTACGTTTGAGAACCAGCACAAGTTATGACAATGCAGGGGCTCCGATATGGAGTTGGCAAGATAATATCCTTCTTAAACCTGGCGAGGAATTTCACCAAGAAGTGGTGAAGCGCTTTGAGGAGTTGCCATCCAATAAGGCCGGATGGTCTGAGTATGCCCCACTTTATGATGATATGATCATAGATGCTAGTAAAGACAGTAAAAAATCAAGTATCGGGTGGATGACAAGGATTAAGCCACTTGTACTCAGTTCAGGGAGAATATTATTGCCCCTTTACTCAGATGGCTTTAACTTTTCTTTGACAGCCATTTCTGATGATGATGGTGAAACATGGACTCCCAGTAAGCCTATTGTGGGTCGAGGCCCCATTCAACCAGCATTGGCCCAAAGAAAAAATGGCGAAATAATGGCAATAATGAGGGACAGTGGTGATGCACCCACAAGGCTGCATAAAAGCTATTCCACAGATGAAGGGATGACCTGGACTTCAAGTGAAAAGTCAAGTATTCCCAATACTGCTAGTGTGGAGCTTTTGGTTTTGGACAATGGGCTATGGCTTTTTCTAGGTAATGACATTGATGATGGCCGCTATCGCCTTTCCTTGTACTTGTCTTCAGATGAGGGCAAAACCTGGAGTAGCAAAATTTATTTAGAGGATGAGAAAAAGGATTTTGGGGGCTTTTCGTATCCTTCACTTATTCAGGATACGAATGGAATGGTTCACATCACTTATTCCTATCATCTCGATAAAGGAGGAAAATCAATTAAATATGTAAAAATCAATCCAAAAAATTTCTGA
- a CDS encoding fibronectin type III domain-containing protein — translation MKERRRKILVVFGLFFLLGLQVGTLRAQEEPSGIYLTWKEDPTSTITVDWHLKNSARQSLHYRKKGSENWEKSPSTVLDFPFSDRKIHRVHLSGLSADQAYEVKFGGNEKVYYFKTMPKDISRNPIRFAIGGDTMHDQEVMEKTNRQVLPYNPDFIIIGGDLAYANGDGKNVDRWYSWFDAVKKTLIQEDGRLIPMMLGIGNHEVKSGFNEKEIPEHLKIEKRKESAPFYFNLFAFPGQPGYGVLEFGEYLSFLFLDSDHTNAIDGPQKEWLRRELAVQKEKETAHVMAVYHVPAYPSARSFTGTTQTKIREHWVPLFEKSSMKLAFENHDHAYKRTYPIKNNNVDEDGIVYIGDGSWGTRPRTVHDAASTWYLETSQSVRAFTLVTLQGSTYNIITVDEDGKIIDSYPNNPLIKP, via the coding sequence ATGAAAGAACGAAGAAGAAAAATCCTTGTAGTTTTTGGTTTATTTTTCCTGCTTGGATTACAAGTTGGAACACTAAGGGCCCAAGAAGAGCCTAGTGGAATCTACCTAACTTGGAAAGAAGACCCTACCAGCACCATTACAGTTGATTGGCACCTTAAAAATAGTGCAAGGCAATCATTACACTACCGCAAAAAAGGTAGCGAAAACTGGGAAAAATCTCCTAGTACGGTATTGGATTTTCCATTTTCAGATCGAAAAATTCATAGGGTGCATTTATCAGGACTCAGCGCAGACCAAGCCTATGAAGTTAAATTCGGAGGAAATGAAAAGGTCTACTATTTTAAGACCATGCCTAAAGATATTTCCAGAAACCCTATTCGGTTTGCTATAGGAGGAGATACCATGCATGATCAGGAAGTGATGGAAAAAACCAACCGACAGGTTTTACCTTATAATCCAGATTTCATTATTATAGGTGGAGATCTAGCTTATGCCAACGGTGATGGGAAAAATGTAGATCGATGGTATTCATGGTTTGATGCCGTAAAGAAAACGTTGATTCAAGAAGATGGTAGATTAATTCCAATGATGTTGGGAATAGGTAATCATGAAGTGAAAAGTGGTTTTAATGAGAAAGAAATTCCGGAGCACTTGAAAATTGAGAAGAGAAAAGAAAGTGCACCTTTTTACTTTAATCTTTTTGCCTTTCCAGGACAGCCAGGTTATGGAGTGCTTGAATTTGGTGAATACTTGAGTTTTCTCTTTTTAGATTCAGACCATACCAATGCCATTGACGGTCCTCAAAAGGAATGGTTAAGAAGAGAACTTGCGGTTCAAAAGGAAAAAGAAACGGCCCATGTAATGGCCGTTTACCATGTTCCTGCCTATCCTTCAGCGAGGTCGTTTACTGGAACTACCCAGACTAAGATTAGAGAACATTGGGTACCATTGTTTGAAAAGTCAAGCATGAAGTTGGCGTTTGAAAATCATGACCATGCCTATAAACGTACTTATCCAATTAAAAATAACAATGTTGATGAAGATGGAATCGTTTATATAGGCGACGGATCTTGGGGAACAAGGCCTAGAACGGTCCATGACGCTGCTAGTACCTGGTACTTGGAGACTTCTCAATCTGTGAGGGCATTCACCTTAGTCACACTTCAAGGCTCAACTTATAACATTATTACAGTAGATGAGGATGGAAAGATCATCGACAGTTATCCAAATAATCCATTGATAAAACCATGA
- a CDS encoding sialidase family protein: MKNSQKLINSALFSFLIILNFSCGGGKSEVVAEKADSNQEVKLTTVDYEHIFGEDRPFAQCHASTITGLGDGTYLSAWFAGSYEKHNDVGIWISKGKPGNWSEPELLVKVRNEPHWNPVLFNAPDGKVYLYFKVGKEIDFWETWVQYTEDGGETWSEAKELVPGDKGGRGPVRNHMLVLSDGTWLAPASDEKNKVWTVFVDRSEDGGKTWNATEKLAMDRTVITEEGVIQPAMWESKPGHVHMLMRSSSGNICRSDSEDYGKTWSEVKEIELPNNNSGIDVAHIEGEKIALIYNPVAENWGDRFPISIAVSEDNGKTWPLKFEIEKGSGDDELSYPAMFYEDGHLVACYTWNRQTVAFWKGKLEGI; the protein is encoded by the coding sequence ATGAAAAATTCTCAAAAATTAATTAATAGTGCTTTATTCTCGTTCCTTATAATACTCAATTTTTCCTGTGGAGGAGGAAAATCAGAAGTGGTTGCAGAAAAAGCAGATAGTAATCAGGAAGTTAAACTTACCACAGTTGATTATGAGCATATCTTTGGAGAGGATAGACCATTTGCCCAATGCCACGCGTCTACGATTACGGGACTAGGAGATGGTACTTATCTTTCTGCTTGGTTTGCCGGGTCTTATGAAAAACACAATGATGTTGGGATCTGGATTTCAAAAGGAAAACCTGGAAATTGGTCTGAACCTGAGCTTCTTGTAAAGGTAAGGAATGAACCCCACTGGAACCCTGTTTTATTCAATGCTCCTGACGGTAAAGTATACCTCTATTTTAAGGTAGGTAAAGAAATAGATTTTTGGGAAACTTGGGTTCAGTATACTGAAGATGGTGGAGAGACATGGTCTGAGGCTAAGGAATTGGTTCCTGGAGACAAAGGCGGACGTGGACCGGTTAGAAATCATATGTTGGTTTTATCTGATGGTACATGGTTAGCTCCTGCTTCCGATGAGAAAAATAAAGTTTGGACAGTATTTGTAGACAGATCAGAAGATGGTGGTAAAACTTGGAATGCTACCGAGAAATTAGCCATGGATCGAACAGTGATTACTGAAGAAGGTGTCATTCAACCCGCAATGTGGGAATCCAAGCCTGGACATGTTCACATGTTGATGCGAAGTAGTTCGGGAAATATCTGTCGTTCTGATTCGGAAGATTATGGAAAAACCTGGTCTGAAGTTAAAGAGATTGAATTGCCAAATAACAACAGTGGGATTGATGTTGCTCATATTGAAGGTGAAAAAATCGCTTTAATTTATAATCCTGTGGCTGAAAACTGGGGAGACCGATTCCCGATTTCAATTGCCGTTTCTGAAGACAATGGTAAGACCTGGCCTTTGAAATTTGAAATTGAGAAAGGATCTGGAGATGATGAACTTTCTTATCCAGCCATGTTCTATGAAGATGGACATTTGGTCGCCTGTTACACTTGGAACCGACAAACTGTTGCTTTTTGGAAAGGTAAACTTGAAGGGATTTAA